Proteins co-encoded in one Bremerella sp. TYQ1 genomic window:
- a CDS encoding glycosyltransferase: MIVTTELGMGGAERCVAHVAVGLDPSKYAVQVVALAPRPEPPKDALVRRLEEANIPLTFLNCRTKWQFFSAISQLKQLLRKAEVDIVWSFLFHANIVAAIASRGMNVQRLQSLRVVEQGTWRRKLQTWAAKSADRVLCVSNGVRRFAAETLRVDAPKLIVIPNGIDTDTITPTTYAEPVDRKHRLIAVGRLDPQKDYSSMLAAVSVVLPKFPQWELVIVGDGQDRDTIQSDAMMHGVLDQVRLVGWQPDVSAWLRDAEVYLLTSRWEGMPNALIEAMAHGLPVITTDVEGVDELLPDSLARQVYTIQQIASGETDLVDLMEEPALRQELGVANRQQIEAHFSLRQMLHSYETMLDNLPSSASRKR; the protein is encoded by the coding sequence GTGATAGTCACCACCGAATTAGGCATGGGCGGTGCGGAGCGTTGCGTGGCCCATGTCGCGGTAGGGCTTGATCCCAGCAAGTACGCAGTGCAAGTGGTCGCGTTGGCCCCGCGTCCCGAACCTCCGAAAGATGCTTTGGTTCGTCGACTGGAAGAAGCCAACATTCCGCTCACGTTCCTGAACTGCCGCACGAAATGGCAGTTTTTCTCGGCTATCTCACAACTCAAACAGCTATTACGCAAAGCGGAAGTCGATATTGTGTGGAGCTTTCTGTTTCACGCGAACATTGTCGCCGCGATCGCTTCACGAGGGATGAACGTGCAGCGCTTGCAGTCGCTTCGCGTTGTCGAACAAGGGACCTGGCGACGAAAGCTACAAACATGGGCCGCGAAATCAGCCGATCGTGTCCTGTGCGTTAGCAACGGCGTGCGGCGATTCGCAGCCGAGACACTTCGCGTCGACGCTCCTAAATTAATCGTCATCCCCAACGGCATCGACACCGACACGATCACCCCCACCACCTATGCTGAGCCAGTCGATCGAAAACACCGCTTGATCGCCGTGGGAAGGCTTGATCCGCAAAAGGACTATTCGTCGATGCTTGCTGCCGTTTCCGTAGTGCTTCCGAAATTTCCGCAGTGGGAGTTGGTGATCGTTGGCGATGGGCAAGATCGTGACACAATCCAATCCGATGCCATGATGCACGGCGTTTTAGACCAGGTACGGCTTGTGGGATGGCAGCCGGATGTGTCGGCATGGCTTCGCGATGCGGAAGTCTATCTGCTTACCTCTCGCTGGGAAGGGATGCCTAACGCTCTTATCGAAGCTATGGCCCATGGCCTTCCCGTCATTACCACGGACGTGGAAGGGGTCGACGAGCTTTTACCCGACTCCCTCGCTCGACAGGTCTACACGATTCAACAGATCGCTTCTGGCGAAACTGATTTGGTCGACCTAATGGAAGAACCAGCACTACGCCAGGAATTAGGCGTGGCGAATCGTCAACAGATTGAAGCCCACTTCTCACTTCGCCAGATGCTGCATTCTTACGAAACAATGCTGGACAACCTACCTTCCAGCGCCAGCCGCAAACGCTAG
- the queA gene encoding tRNA preQ1(34) S-adenosylmethionine ribosyltransferase-isomerase QueA, translating into MTNIDQYDYHLPSDLIAQQPLEKRADARLLVVNRKTDEILHQHIRDLPEFLSAGDCLVLNNTKVVPARLMGRRVNTGGRWQGLFVETDASGNWLVLAKTRGKIQPGEKVVLENREAREDTELELLANLGGGQWAVKPLTEESPFDVLQRVGRVPLPHYIRGGEMMPEDWQDYQTVFAETPGAVAAPTAGLHFTHELLNKMSGQGVDRQFVTLHVGMGTFRPIGVENIDEHEMHFEYGEIGQETVDRLAEVKANGGRVVSVGTTATRVLETAAAEGTLQPWSGKTNLFIKPPYQFKAVDVLLTNFHLPKSTLLILVRTFGGDELIRRAYREAIKEEYRFYSYGDAMLIL; encoded by the coding sequence ATGACCAATATCGACCAGTACGACTACCATCTTCCTTCCGATTTGATTGCGCAGCAACCTTTGGAAAAAAGAGCCGACGCGCGACTGTTGGTGGTCAACCGGAAAACCGACGAGATCTTGCATCAGCATATCCGCGACTTACCTGAGTTTCTTTCGGCGGGGGACTGCTTGGTGTTGAACAACACCAAAGTCGTTCCGGCCCGTTTGATGGGGCGACGCGTGAACACCGGCGGGCGTTGGCAGGGGCTATTCGTCGAGACCGATGCCAGCGGAAATTGGCTGGTTCTGGCGAAAACTCGCGGCAAAATCCAGCCCGGCGAAAAAGTCGTTCTGGAGAACCGAGAGGCCCGCGAAGATACGGAACTAGAGCTTTTGGCCAATCTTGGTGGTGGCCAATGGGCGGTGAAGCCGTTGACTGAAGAATCTCCTTTCGACGTGCTGCAGCGCGTCGGCCGCGTACCGTTGCCACATTACATTCGTGGCGGCGAGATGATGCCGGAGGATTGGCAAGACTATCAGACTGTTTTCGCGGAAACGCCAGGGGCGGTCGCGGCTCCAACGGCCGGATTGCACTTCACGCACGAACTTCTCAATAAGATGAGCGGCCAAGGCGTTGATCGGCAATTTGTGACGTTGCATGTCGGCATGGGAACGTTTCGTCCGATTGGCGTCGAGAATATCGACGAGCACGAGATGCACTTCGAATATGGGGAGATCGGCCAGGAAACGGTCGATCGGCTGGCCGAGGTCAAAGCCAACGGAGGGCGTGTTGTTTCGGTCGGCACAACCGCGACGCGCGTCTTGGAAACGGCTGCCGCCGAGGGGACGCTGCAGCCTTGGTCGGGAAAGACGAACTTGTTCATCAAACCGCCGTATCAGTTCAAAGCGGTCGATGTGCTGCTGACCAATTTTCACCTTCCCAAATCGACGCTGCTGATCCTTGTACGGACGTTTGGAGGGGATGAATTGATCCGCCGGGCCTATCGCGAGGCGATCAAGGAAGAGTACCGGTTCTACAGTTACGGCGATGCGATGCTGATCCTGTAG
- a CDS encoding phosphoesterase — MSIAEVEQVLVVPTEKFHEIGQFQGFHNDVSTYLDQLLTSEQMSFRPRDIMEKSPEFKQLIPYVIFEYKDDQGTQHVFQYVRGKGQGESRLHSKRSVGIGGHVSSEDAPSGDLDPFQEGMRRELAEEVTFTAPHEMVCAGLINDDESEVGKVHLGVVYLCKIERPEVMPNEEDILDAGFRPVDDMLARLDEFETWSSMCLEAIYGK; from the coding sequence ATGAGTATTGCGGAAGTTGAACAGGTCCTGGTGGTTCCAACCGAGAAGTTTCACGAGATCGGGCAGTTCCAAGGGTTCCACAACGACGTGTCGACCTATTTAGATCAACTGCTGACTTCCGAGCAGATGAGCTTCCGCCCACGCGACATCATGGAAAAGTCGCCAGAATTCAAGCAGTTGATCCCTTACGTCATCTTTGAATACAAAGACGATCAGGGGACTCAGCACGTCTTTCAGTACGTTCGCGGTAAAGGGCAGGGCGAATCGCGTCTGCACAGCAAACGCAGCGTTGGTATCGGCGGGCATGTTTCTTCGGAAGATGCTCCGAGTGGCGATTTGGATCCGTTTCAGGAAGGCATGCGACGCGAGTTGGCTGAAGAGGTTACCTTCACCGCTCCGCACGAAATGGTCTGTGCCGGGCTGATTAACGACGACGAATCGGAAGTGGGCAAAGTTCACCTTGGCGTGGTTTATCTCTGCAAGATCGAACGCCCTGAAGTGATGCCGAACGAAGAAGACATTCTGGACGCCGGCTTCCGTCCGGTCGACGACATGCTGGCCCGACTCGACGAATTCGAGACCTGGTCAAGTATGTGCCTGGAAGCGATTTACGGCAAATAA
- a CDS encoding cysteine desulfurase family protein, which translates to MFRSTNDASRMPIYFDNHATTQVDPRVVEAMLPTFAEAYGNPSSVGHSFGEVAKELVSAAQQTIASAVGADAAEIVFTSGATESNNLAIGGVLTQRRRRGNHAITVTTEHKAVLDPLEQFEQQDIEVTRLTPRQAGDPLAGMLDPEQVREAIRTDTALVSVMLANNEIGVLHPIVEIGRICKEQGVLLHCDATQAVGKMPVDVQQLGVDLMSFSAHKIYGPKGVGGLYVRKSSPRVRLQPAIFGGGQQRGLRSGTLNVPGIVGLAEAVRLGVSEMDQESKRLELLRQQLWSGLNERIEGLHLNGPDLDRPEARLAGNLNFAVDKVDGESLMMNVREIAVSSGSACTSANPQPSHVLRAIGLSEDLTRSSLRFGIGRFNTAEEIDFAVDVVAQAVDKLRKLIA; encoded by the coding sequence TTGTTTCGGTCCACCAACGATGCGTCACGAATGCCGATCTACTTCGATAATCACGCCACTACCCAGGTCGATCCTCGCGTCGTCGAGGCGATGCTGCCGACGTTTGCTGAGGCTTATGGCAATCCTTCCAGCGTCGGTCATTCTTTCGGCGAAGTGGCGAAAGAGCTGGTATCAGCGGCCCAGCAAACCATTGCTTCGGCCGTTGGGGCGGATGCGGCGGAAATCGTCTTTACCAGCGGAGCCACGGAAAGCAACAACCTGGCAATCGGCGGCGTGCTGACCCAGCGACGGCGTCGTGGAAATCACGCGATTACCGTCACGACTGAGCACAAAGCGGTGCTCGATCCGCTTGAGCAGTTCGAGCAGCAAGACATTGAAGTAACAAGACTTACGCCACGCCAGGCGGGTGATCCACTGGCCGGAATGCTCGATCCCGAGCAAGTTCGCGAGGCGATTCGGACTGACACAGCCCTCGTTTCGGTAATGCTCGCGAACAACGAAATTGGTGTGTTACATCCGATCGTCGAGATCGGCCGAATCTGCAAAGAGCAGGGCGTTCTGTTGCACTGCGACGCCACTCAGGCGGTTGGCAAAATGCCGGTAGATGTGCAGCAACTGGGTGTCGATCTGATGAGTTTTTCGGCCCATAAGATCTACGGACCGAAGGGCGTCGGCGGGCTTTATGTCCGTAAGTCGAGCCCGCGTGTACGGTTGCAGCCAGCTATTTTCGGCGGCGGACAGCAGCGAGGCCTACGGAGCGGGACGCTAAATGTCCCAGGAATTGTCGGTCTGGCCGAGGCCGTTCGCCTCGGCGTGTCAGAAATGGACCAAGAGTCGAAGCGGCTCGAGCTGCTACGTCAGCAGCTTTGGAGCGGCTTGAATGAGCGAATTGAGGGGCTGCATTTAAATGGCCCTGACTTGGATCGGCCGGAAGCTCGTTTGGCCGGCAATTTGAACTTCGCAGTGGATAAAGTCGATGGCGAATCGTTGATGATGAATGTCCGCGAAATCGCCGTATCAAGCGGCTCAGCTTGCACTTCGGCGAATCCTCAGCCGAGCCACGTGCTGAGGGCGATAGGGCTTTCGGAGGACCTCACGCGAAGCAGTTTGCGATTCGGGATCGGTCGGTTCAATACGGCCGAGGAAATCGATTTTGCCGTTGACGTTGTCGCCCAGGCGGTAGATAAACTGCGGAAGCTGATTGCCTGA
- a CDS encoding iron-sulfur cluster assembly accessory protein has translation MAVVITEKAAGEVKRILEDQKHEADTKLRIGITAGGCSGFSYSLTLTQDFDQEKDSKYDFHGVEVVVDKKHALYLDGTTVDFYDGIDRRGFAFNNPNATRSCGCGSSFQA, from the coding sequence ATGGCAGTCGTCATCACCGAAAAAGCGGCCGGCGAAGTCAAGCGAATCCTGGAAGATCAGAAGCACGAAGCGGACACCAAGCTGCGTATTGGCATCACTGCCGGCGGTTGCAGCGGCTTCTCGTACAGCCTGACGCTGACGCAAGACTTCGACCAAGAAAAGGACTCGAAGTACGATTTCCACGGCGTCGAAGTCGTTGTCGACAAGAAGCACGCTCTGTACCTCGACGGTACGACGGTCGACTTCTACGACGGTATCGATCGTCGTGGCTTCGCATTCAACAACCCGAACGCCACGCGTAGCTGCGGTTGCGGTTCGTCGTTCCAAGCGTAA
- a CDS encoding linear amide C-N hydrolase: MTISLESLSFLVTTLMLPLLAAPTVMACSRVLWNNNDFAVVSSRTMDWPESTEPTLLVFPKGIQRDGGKLEGHQIVAENAAKWTSKYGSVITSVYGIGTVDGMNEEGLGVHALYLTATSYGERDTTKAGVHAGLWAQYLLDNAKTVEEAVALNDEIQVVLVEAHGREATLHLAIEDANGDSAIIEYIDGKPVVHHGKQFRVMTNDPTYDEQLKLLSKLDFSKPSSDMPLPGNVNPRDRFQRATYYLNLLPQPKDERQAIANVLAIARNVSVPFGAPYKSFGVYNTEYRTAMDLTNKRYFFELSTSPSVIWINLKKLDFAEGAPVLEIDPYHDTLELSGNVTTKFHKLEAAPF, translated from the coding sequence ATGACGATCTCACTTGAATCGCTCAGTTTTTTGGTAACGACCCTTATGCTTCCGCTGCTGGCCGCGCCGACGGTGATGGCTTGCTCGCGTGTGTTGTGGAACAACAACGATTTTGCCGTGGTTTCGTCTCGTACGATGGACTGGCCTGAATCGACCGAGCCAACGCTGTTGGTCTTTCCTAAAGGCATCCAGCGTGACGGCGGTAAGTTGGAAGGTCACCAGATTGTGGCCGAGAACGCAGCGAAGTGGACGTCGAAGTATGGCAGCGTGATCACATCCGTTTACGGCATCGGAACCGTCGACGGGATGAACGAAGAAGGGCTTGGCGTGCATGCGTTGTACCTGACGGCGACCAGCTACGGCGAACGCGACACCACCAAAGCAGGCGTACATGCCGGTTTGTGGGCTCAGTATTTATTGGACAACGCCAAGACGGTGGAAGAAGCCGTCGCGCTTAACGACGAAATTCAAGTGGTTCTCGTCGAAGCTCACGGCCGCGAAGCGACGCTGCACCTGGCCATTGAAGACGCCAACGGCGATTCGGCCATCATCGAATACATCGACGGCAAACCGGTCGTTCATCATGGCAAACAGTTCCGCGTGATGACCAACGACCCAACGTACGACGAACAGCTGAAGCTTTTGTCGAAGCTTGACTTCTCGAAACCGAGCAGCGACATGCCACTGCCAGGCAACGTGAACCCACGCGATCGATTCCAGCGTGCAACGTACTATCTGAACTTGCTGCCGCAGCCGAAGGATGAACGCCAGGCGATTGCTAACGTGCTGGCGATTGCCCGAAACGTTTCGGTCCCTTTCGGTGCCCCTTACAAGAGCTTCGGCGTTTACAACACCGAGTATCGCACGGCGATGGATTTGACTAACAAGCGATACTTCTTCGAGCTATCGACCAGCCCCAGCGTGATCTGGATTAACTTGAAGAAACTCGATTTCGCCGAAGGTGCCCCAGTCCTGGAAATCGATCCGTACCATGACACGCTCGAGCTTTCCGGCAACGTGACGACCAAGTTCCACAAGCTGGAAGCGGCGCCGTTCTAA
- a CDS encoding phosphoglycerate dehydrogenase: MPTVCVTNPSYHLTDHDFYRLLTEAGFTVRFIDPEQHNLNDADTLLAQLDGCEATICSMEPYTAEVLERSNLRVVSRFGVGFDAIDVPAATQNNIVVTRTVGVLQESVAEQTLALLFGVSRDVVRRHQAVLEGRWGYTAFPRLAGKTIGLLGLGSIGRSVADKANGLGMRVIAYVPSGTPHANVELVSLDQLWAESDVLSIHAPLKPETEKIVNRETLAKMKRGAILINTGRGGHVDEAALIEALKSGQLLGAGLDVFAEEPTPTDNPLLQLDNVVLAPHIAGADDKAFQDVPVTAAQNVIDLYQGKWPAGNILNPEVQPNWKW; the protein is encoded by the coding sequence ATGCCAACCGTTTGCGTGACTAACCCAAGCTACCACCTGACAGACCACGATTTCTACCGATTGTTAACCGAGGCCGGGTTCACCGTTCGTTTTATCGATCCAGAACAGCACAACTTAAACGACGCCGACACGCTACTGGCTCAGCTTGACGGCTGCGAAGCGACCATCTGCAGCATGGAACCCTACACGGCGGAAGTGCTCGAGCGAAGCAACCTCCGCGTTGTTTCTCGGTTTGGGGTCGGCTTCGACGCGATCGATGTGCCGGCAGCCACGCAAAACAATATCGTTGTCACTCGTACCGTGGGCGTGCTGCAGGAATCGGTCGCCGAACAAACGCTCGCACTCTTGTTCGGCGTTTCACGCGATGTCGTCCGACGCCATCAAGCGGTTCTTGAGGGACGCTGGGGTTATACCGCATTTCCCAGGCTCGCCGGCAAAACGATCGGCCTGCTAGGCCTCGGCTCGATTGGACGCTCGGTGGCTGACAAGGCTAATGGACTCGGGATGCGAGTCATCGCCTACGTTCCCTCTGGAACGCCGCACGCGAATGTCGAGCTCGTTTCGCTCGATCAACTTTGGGCCGAGTCGGACGTGCTGAGTATTCACGCGCCGCTGAAGCCTGAGACCGAGAAGATCGTCAATCGCGAGACCCTCGCCAAAATGAAACGTGGCGCGATCCTCATCAACACCGGTCGCGGCGGCCATGTCGATGAAGCAGCTTTGATCGAGGCGCTGAAATCTGGCCAACTGTTAGGAGCCGGGCTCGATGTCTTCGCGGAAGAACCAACCCCCACCGATAACCCGCTGTTGCAACTAGACAACGTCGTCCTCGCCCCACACATCGCCGGCGCCGATGACAAAGCCTTCCAAGACGTCCCCGTTACCGCCGCCCAAAATGTCATCGACCTCTACCAAGGCAAATGGCCCGCTGGAAACATCCTCAACCCTGAAGTCCAACCCAACTGGAAATGGTAA
- the cbiE gene encoding precorrin-6y C5,15-methyltransferase (decarboxylating) subunit CbiE — translation MSTSPRIFIVGIGDDGFEGLTSQSMRILGDAQVIIGNPQVLVHVEKVSAEKVPVSGDLGEIVEAIETHNDKDVVLLTSGDPLFYGVSKYLCDKLGKDRFHVIPHVSSMQLAFARIKESWDDAHLANLANQPLESVVTAARISEAIGLFTTEAIPPKEVAKTLLGHDLDYFHAYVCENLGSPNECVTQGDLKEISQQDFGPLNVMILVRKPDVPDRPMSLVGKRKFGNPDDVFRQSKPKRGLLTPMEVRCIALSLLDLGDSSVVWDVGAGSGSVSIEAGMIAEKGSIYAIEMDAEDHGLIRRNIDAFGVKNVQAVLGKAPDAWAELPDPDCIFIGGTGRQVRGICEQAITRLKPGGRIVCNLSSIENLAEVHQYFDEEMESAKVTMVNISHATYQLERHRFEASNPTFLVSAKKPLKKG, via the coding sequence GTGAGTACGTCTCCCAGAATATTTATCGTAGGAATTGGCGACGACGGTTTCGAGGGGCTGACCAGCCAATCGATGCGGATTCTCGGCGACGCCCAAGTCATCATCGGCAACCCTCAGGTGCTCGTGCACGTCGAAAAAGTTTCGGCGGAGAAAGTGCCTGTCAGTGGAGACTTAGGCGAGATCGTCGAAGCGATCGAAACGCACAACGACAAAGACGTGGTGCTGCTGACTAGTGGCGACCCGTTGTTTTACGGGGTGTCGAAGTATCTTTGCGATAAACTCGGAAAAGATCGCTTCCATGTCATCCCACATGTCAGCAGCATGCAGTTGGCGTTTGCCCGCATTAAGGAGAGCTGGGACGACGCCCACCTGGCGAACTTGGCCAACCAGCCGCTGGAGTCGGTCGTAACCGCGGCCCGCATTTCCGAAGCGATCGGTCTGTTCACGACCGAAGCGATTCCGCCGAAGGAAGTTGCCAAAACGCTGCTAGGGCACGATCTCGATTACTTCCACGCGTATGTGTGCGAGAATCTTGGTTCCCCGAACGAATGTGTCACGCAAGGCGACTTGAAAGAAATCAGCCAGCAAGACTTCGGTCCGCTCAACGTGATGATTCTGGTCCGCAAGCCAGACGTGCCGGATCGACCGATGTCGTTGGTCGGAAAGCGAAAGTTCGGCAACCCGGACGACGTCTTCCGTCAATCGAAGCCGAAACGTGGCTTGCTCACGCCGATGGAAGTCCGCTGCATCGCGCTGTCGTTGTTGGATCTGGGCGATTCGAGCGTGGTGTGGGATGTCGGTGCTGGGAGCGGAAGCGTGTCGATCGAAGCTGGCATGATCGCCGAAAAGGGTTCGATCTATGCGATTGAAATGGACGCCGAAGACCATGGTTTGATCCGCCGCAACATCGACGCATTCGGCGTGAAAAACGTTCAAGCGGTGCTTGGGAAAGCTCCAGATGCTTGGGCCGAACTGCCTGACCCCGATTGTATTTTCATCGGCGGCACCGGGCGACAAGTTCGTGGTATCTGCGAACAGGCCATTACCCGTCTAAAGCCAGGCGGGCGAATCGTCTGTAACCTTAGCAGCATCGAAAACCTGGCCGAAGTGCATCAGTATTTCGACGAAGAGATGGAATCGGCCAAAGTAACGATGGTGAACATCTCGCATGCGACCTATCAACTGGAACGCCACCGCTTCGAAGCCTCGAATCCAACGTTCCTGGTGAGTGCGAAGAAGCCGTTGAAGAAGGGCTAA
- a CDS encoding PIG-L family deacetylase has product MTDELNASTVDVENEYPQIDVLAVGAHPDDVEIACGGTLAKLADMGHTVGIIDLTNGEPTPRSPDPETRLAEAMEAAKTLGVQKRIVLDLPNRKLFDTFEARVALAKEFRKYRPKVVIGFGDRTPMASPDHWQAMQITDAAVFYSRLTKWDETFDHLPVHTIGRQLYYKIAFEPINKLDAPGSFVHDITDCLERKLESIRCYQTQFPEEKAYVFERVKGAAIYLGATAGYGAGELFYTTRAIGTSDMMQMLYPDDRVYTERYLRNTTKVE; this is encoded by the coding sequence TTGACTGATGAGTTAAATGCGTCGACGGTGGATGTCGAAAACGAGTACCCGCAGATTGATGTTTTGGCGGTTGGGGCTCATCCGGATGATGTGGAAATCGCTTGCGGGGGGACGCTCGCGAAGCTGGCCGACATGGGGCATACCGTTGGGATTATCGATCTGACTAACGGCGAGCCAACGCCTCGTTCGCCGGATCCCGAAACGCGTCTGGCGGAAGCGATGGAGGCTGCGAAGACGCTGGGCGTGCAGAAGCGAATTGTGCTCGACTTGCCGAACCGGAAGTTGTTCGACACCTTCGAGGCACGTGTCGCGTTGGCGAAAGAGTTTCGCAAGTATCGCCCGAAAGTGGTCATCGGGTTTGGCGACCGTACGCCGATGGCTTCGCCTGACCATTGGCAGGCCATGCAGATTACCGACGCGGCCGTTTTCTATTCGCGGCTTACGAAGTGGGACGAAACGTTCGATCACTTGCCGGTCCACACAATCGGTCGGCAGTTGTACTACAAGATAGCCTTCGAGCCGATCAACAAGCTCGACGCGCCTGGCAGCTTCGTGCACGACATCACCGATTGTCTGGAGCGGAAGCTGGAAAGCATTCGCTGTTATCAGACCCAGTTCCCCGAAGAAAAAGCGTACGTCTTTGAACGCGTCAAAGGGGCAGCGATTTACCTGGGGGCGACCGCAGGGTACGGAGCCGGCGAGCTGTTCTATACGACACGCGCGATCGGTACGTCCGACATGATGCAGATGCTGTATCCTGACGACCGCGTCTATACCGAACGGTACTTGCGTAACACGACCAAAGTTGAGTGA
- a CDS encoding RluA family pseudouridine synthase: protein MRYTVDKADAGQRLDQFVTQQIKKASRAQVREAIDSGQITINQQPMKPSYKLRPGDVVDFPQIGARQQQQTPEQSDLDILYQDEHLAAINKPPGMVTHPAKGHWDGTLTAALLAKFSQLSDIGGASRPGIVHRLDRDTSGVLVIAKHNEAHEALTQQFADRSTEKEYFAIVANCPDRDRDMINEPIGPHPRYRERMSIVRDDPTAKEAQTFYEVAERFDGFAVFKVMPKTGRTHQIRVHLAHIKHPVLCDRAYGSRARITLGELARTDDEQIILSRTALHARRLKITHPVTGEPLEFEAPMPEDLHSTLVVLRKYRSV, encoded by the coding sequence ATGCGATATACGGTCGACAAAGCAGACGCTGGACAACGGTTAGATCAATTCGTCACGCAGCAGATCAAGAAGGCGAGCCGTGCCCAGGTTCGCGAGGCGATCGACAGCGGTCAAATCACGATCAACCAGCAGCCGATGAAGCCTTCCTACAAGCTTCGCCCGGGCGACGTGGTCGACTTCCCGCAGATCGGTGCCCGGCAGCAACAGCAAACGCCTGAGCAGTCCGATCTCGACATCCTCTATCAAGACGAACACCTCGCGGCAATCAACAAGCCGCCTGGCATGGTCACCCACCCGGCCAAAGGGCATTGGGACGGAACGCTTACCGCGGCGCTACTGGCGAAGTTCAGCCAGCTGAGCGATATCGGTGGGGCTTCGCGGCCTGGTATCGTGCATCGCTTAGACCGTGACACCAGCGGCGTGCTGGTCATCGCGAAGCATAACGAAGCCCACGAGGCCCTCACCCAGCAGTTCGCCGACCGCTCGACCGAGAAAGAGTATTTCGCCATCGTCGCGAACTGCCCCGATCGCGACCGAGACATGATCAACGAACCGATCGGTCCGCATCCTCGCTACCGCGAGCGAATGTCGATCGTGCGGGACGACCCGACCGCTAAAGAAGCCCAGACGTTTTATGAAGTGGCCGAACGGTTCGACGGCTTCGCAGTCTTCAAAGTGATGCCGAAGACCGGCCGCACGCATCAGATCCGTGTGCACCTGGCCCACATCAAGCATCCCGTGCTGTGCGATCGCGCTTATGGTAGTCGCGCTCGTATCACGCTCGGCGAGCTTGCTCGAACCGATGACGAGCAAATCATCCTTTCACGCACCGCACTGCATGCTCGGCGGCTGAAGATCACCCATCCGGTGACCGGGGAACCGCTCGAATTTGAAGCCCCGATGCCGGAAGATCTTCACTCAACTTTGGTCGTGTTACGCAAGTACCGTTCGGTATAG
- the mch gene encoding methenyltetrahydromethanopterin cyclohydrolase has protein sequence MELNQRAHGLVQPIIETPREIGAELVQMACGAKVLDLGVTAGKGGLEAGRQLAEICLAGLGEVSFSVADAPGTRTFVNVCTDRPELACIASQYAGWQIKTDNFFGMGSGPMRVKAAKEPVIQEMNLTDDYPVAVGVLETSQLPGDEVCQKIAADCQVDPKKLVLLAARTASIAGHVQVVARSVETCLHKLHELKFDLSKIASGFGAAPLPPIAADDVVGIGRTNDAILYGGTVTLWVNETSERLREFGEKLPSNTSSMYGQPFEKILRDAKFDFYQIDPLLFSPAEVCLVSLQDGKSTIFGERNIDVLATSFGQG, from the coding sequence TTGGAATTGAACCAACGCGCCCATGGCTTGGTGCAGCCGATTATTGAGACGCCTCGCGAAATTGGGGCGGAACTTGTGCAGATGGCGTGCGGAGCGAAAGTGCTCGATCTGGGCGTTACGGCGGGAAAAGGGGGACTGGAAGCAGGGCGGCAGCTGGCTGAAATCTGCCTGGCAGGGCTCGGAGAGGTCTCCTTTTCGGTAGCCGATGCGCCAGGGACGCGGACGTTTGTGAATGTCTGTACCGATCGACCGGAGCTCGCGTGCATTGCCTCGCAATACGCTGGCTGGCAGATTAAGACCGACAATTTCTTCGGAATGGGCTCGGGGCCGATGCGCGTGAAAGCGGCCAAAGAACCAGTCATCCAGGAAATGAACCTGACCGACGACTACCCCGTGGCGGTTGGTGTGTTGGAAACGTCGCAGCTTCCTGGCGATGAAGTTTGCCAGAAAATTGCCGCCGATTGCCAGGTCGACCCGAAAAAGTTAGTCCTTCTGGCCGCTCGTACGGCCAGCATTGCCGGGCATGTGCAAGTGGTTGCACGAAGTGTCGAGACCTGTTTGCATAAGCTGCACGAGCTGAAGTTCGATCTATCGAAGATCGCCAGCGGTTTCGGAGCGGCCCCCCTTCCACCCATCGCCGCGGATGATGTTGTCGGGATTGGTCGTACGAACGATGCGATTCTTTATGGCGGCACGGTCACGTTGTGGGTGAATGAAACGTCCGAGCGATTGCGCGAGTTTGGCGAGAAATTGCCCAGCAACACCTCTTCCATGTATGGCCAGCCGTTCGAGAAAATTTTGCGTGACGCCAAGTTCGACTTCTACCAGATCGATCCGCTGCTGTTCAGTCCGGCCGAAGTGTGCCTGGTCAGTTTGCAGGACGGAAAGTCGACCATCTTTGGCGAGCGAAACATCGACGTATTAGCCACTTCTTTCGGACAGGGCTAA